From Gordonia crocea, the proteins below share one genomic window:
- a CDS encoding TetR/AcrR family transcriptional regulator, with translation MDEQRVIDGALAVIADTGLRNLTLASVATRAGVSRASVYRTFDNRAALIDAVVAHELATMETILSARVRYADDAAATVRAIVREVLAYFDENPALRAILRHDGAELTPFLVEDGSGHPTLVAILNEVVWRHIGQTPVAEALRPDARRAVEHLVRVVFTHFLIPTSACTDDDVARLVADAVVAPA, from the coding sequence GTGGACGAACAACGGGTCATCGACGGGGCCTTGGCGGTCATCGCCGACACCGGTCTGCGCAACCTCACGCTGGCCTCGGTCGCCACCCGGGCGGGGGTCAGCCGCGCCAGCGTCTACCGCACGTTCGACAACCGCGCCGCACTGATTGACGCCGTCGTCGCCCACGAATTGGCGACGATGGAGACGATTCTGAGCGCCCGGGTGCGGTATGCCGACGATGCGGCCGCGACCGTGCGCGCCATCGTCCGCGAGGTCCTGGCCTACTTCGACGAGAATCCGGCGCTACGGGCGATCCTGCGGCACGACGGCGCCGAACTGACGCCGTTCCTCGTCGAGGACGGCTCCGGCCACCCCACCCTGGTGGCCATTCTGAACGAGGTCGTGTGGCGTCATATCGGCCAGACACCGGTGGCCGAAGCACTGCGCCCGGACGCCCGGCGCGCGGTCGAGCACCTGGTCCGGGTGGTGTTCACCCACTTCTTGATCCCCACGTCGGCCTGCACCGACGACGACGTCGCGCGTTTGGTCGCCGACGCCGTCGTCGCGCCGGCGTAG